Proteins encoded by one window of Sphaerodactylus townsendi isolate TG3544 linkage group LG02, MPM_Stown_v2.3, whole genome shotgun sequence:
- the SOCS4 gene encoding suppressor of cytokine signaling 4 yields MADNKERNSKNTDVRPKTSRSRSADRKDGYVWSRKKLSWSKRSDSSSDAETASTSGKSTFSLRNQERKHSCSSSELDLERSCGHRFLGRSLKQKLQDAVGQCFPIKNCSSRHSSVLPSKRKIHISELMLDKCPFPPRSELAFRWHLIKRHTAPIKQKSESWFSMASSHGEGKDGEVESVDGGGSAVLQVCDFSDGASCTCDPQGESAAGRPAKNREESDMDSDDEMVTFCTSSRKRNKPRWDPDDELLQLESPPKYHTQIDYVHCLVPDLLRINNNPCYWGVMDKYAAEALLDGKPEGTFLLRDSAQEDYLFSVSFRRYSRSLHARIEQWNHNFSFDAHDPCVFHSPDITGLLEHYKDPSSCMFFEPLLSTPLNRTFPFSLQHICRTVICNNTTYDGIDALPVPPSVKLYLKEYHYKSKVRVLRIDVQT; encoded by the coding sequence atggcagacaACAAAGAAAGGAATAGTAAGAATACTGATGTGAGACCGAAAACCAGCCGGAGTAGAAGTGCAGACAGGAAGGATGGTTATGTATGGAGCAGGAAAAAACTTTCCTGGTCGAAGCGGAGCGACAGCAGTTCCGATGCCGAAACAGCAAGTACTTCGGGGAAATCTACATTTAGTTTAAGGAACCAAGAACGGAAGCACAGCTGCTCCTCGTCAGAGCTGGACTTGGAGCGTTCGTGCGGCCACAGATTCCTAGGCCGGTCTCTGAAGCAGAAACTGCAGGACGCCGTGGGCCAGTGCTTTCCGATCAAGAACTGCAGCAGCCGCCATTCTTCGGTGCTTCCGTCCAAGCGGAAAATCCACATCAGTGAACTGATGCTGGACAAGTGTCCCTTCCCGCCCCGATCTGAGCTGGCGTTCCGTTGGCACTTAATTAAACGGCACACTGCCCCCATAAAGCAAAAATCGGAAAGCTGGTTCAGCATGGCATCTTCCCACGGCGAGGGGAAAGATGGGGAAGTCGAGAGCGTGGACGGAGGAGGGTCGGCGGTTCTGCAGGTGTGCGATTTCAGCGACGGCGCCTCCTGTACGTGCGACCCCCAGGGCGAATCTGCCGCGGGTCGGCCGGCGAAGAACCGGGAAGAGAGCGACATGGACTCCGATGACGAAATGGTCACGTTTTGCACCAGCTCCAGGAAACGAAACAAGCCCCGGTGGGATCCCGACGAcgagctgctgcagctggaatcGCCTCCGAAATATCACACCCAGATAGACTACGTCCACTGCCTTGTCCCTGACCTCCTCCGGATCAATAACAACCCATGCTACTGGGGCGTGATGGATAAATACGCAGCCGAAGCACTTCTGGACGGAAAGCCGGAAGGGACTTTTTTGCTGCGAGACTCTGCCCAGGAAGATTACTTGTTCTCCGTGAGCTTTAGACGTTACAGTCGCTCTCTGCACGCCAGGATTGAGCAGTGGAATCACAACTTCAGCTTCGATGCCCACGACCCATGCGTCTTCCATTCCCCCGACATCACGGGGCTCTTGGAACATTACAAAGATCCCAGCTCTTGTATGTTCTTCGAACCGCTGCTCTCGACTCCCTTAAACAGgactttccccttttctcttcagcATATATGCAGGACTGTGATTTGTAACAATACAACGTACGACGGCATCGATGCGCTTCCCGTTCCTCCATCCGTGAAGCTGTATCTGAAGGAATATCACTATAAGTCAAAAGTTAGAGTCCTCAGAATCGATGTACAAACCTAA